From the genome of Eublepharis macularius isolate TG4126 chromosome 12, MPM_Emac_v1.0, whole genome shotgun sequence, one region includes:
- the LOC129340327 gene encoding uncharacterized protein LOC129340327: MSEHRHAASRGIAWREREILDLLSFWGEEKIQEALKSSYRNMDYFECIAAQMALRGHKRTAMECRSKTKTMRLDYKKVVVHNSTSGNAPITCPYYRELDSILRGDASVKPKRVSRSLGVVSLGRQIRDPCPVSAVSEELFSHDLLTIDRGQIRSSTPCQVGVREYVPDVEPEIDTDATVDGLDDKESDDPCPDAQEETISSNSSSTSGLGSSKESPLKSVAELSPGTRLSAIRTRKRRNAGLFAVADKMMSQSGEEHKAQINEWRIDREDSNRWHEEERRLQIEFLEETRKDRNDFREVWMQNLHVMESAVTTLQTLGEMLVSQHRGRSANACEKGDSNSQNIPPKSATAKRACVGRARERLTL, from the exons ATGAGTGAACATAGGCATGCCGCCTCCCGTGGAATTgcttggagggagagggaaatattggatctcctctccttctggggggaggaaaaaatacaggaagCACTAAAGAGTTCCTATAGGAACATGGATTATTTCGAGTGCATTGCAGCCCAGATGGCCCTTCGGGGACATAAAAGGACAGCTATGGAGTGCAGATCAAAAACCAAAACGATGAGACTGGACTACAAGAAGGTGGTGGTGCACAATTCGACCTCTGGAAATGCTCCCATCACCTGCCCGTATTACAGGGAGCTGGACAGTATTCTCCGGGGGGATGCAAGCGTGAAACCAAAACGAGTGTCAAGAAGCCTTGGCGTTGTGTCCCTGGGGCGCCAAATTAGAGACCCGTGTCCAGTGTCTGCTGTCTCAGAGGAGCTTTTTTCGCACGACCTCCTCACCATAGATCGTGGACAAATTAGAAGCTCCACTCCATGCCAAGTGG GTGTGAGAGAGTATGTACCTGATGTTGAGCCAGAGATTGACACTGATGCCACTGTGGATGGCCTTGATGACAAAG AGTCTGATGATCCATGTCCTGATGCTCAAGAGGAAACAATTAGCAGCAACAGCTCCAGCACATCTGGTCTTGGCAGCAGCAAAG AATCACCTTTGAAATCGGTGGCGGAGCTATCACCTGGCACACGCCTATCAGCCATTAGAaccaggaaaagaagaaatgctgGCCTGTTTGCTGTGGCGGACAAGATGATGAGTCAGTCGGGGGAAGAGCACAAGGCACAGATCAATGAGTGGCGCATTGACCGCGAGGATAGCAATAGATGGCATGAAGAGGAAAGGAGGTTGCAAATTGAATTCCTAGAGGAGACCAGGAAGGATAGAAATGATTTTAGGGAGGTGTGGATGCAGAATCTGCATGTAATGGAATCTGCAGTGACCACTCTGCAAACACTGGGAGAAATGTTGGTGAGTCAGCACCGTGGAAGGTCAGCAAATGCTTGTGAAAAGGGTGACAGCAACTCACAAAACATCCCACCTAAGTCTGCCACGGCAAAACGTGCATGTGTTGGAAGGGCTCGTGAAAGGCTGACTCTCTAG